In a single window of the Deinococcus aetherius genome:
- a CDS encoding integrase catalytic domain-containing protein: MPHLMTYSTKGGSVKRIEPRTVRVIQQELMVDPAMQLMFRDTKQRKEFLRVYNGKVHALHANAQWQMDMTRCDVEVFNPVMRRFYRLRVHAVIDVYSGCIMGLSFSEDEDQAQTNIALLRALTPKTGRYAHLYPMYGTPNTIYWDNGKTYRSGEVERIVSTLGIESIHSLPRVSHTRGAIERFFGTLHGMIERALTGYAGMNAVARDSEELRALRERTLRWAETGRDPGRQQRHLTEEEFKSVVLMWLVTEYHQMIQDTGETRQEKFLSSVQGDAARHTLRLYDPQELFMLFCRQISRVVTPDSGIQYKNRLFKSPTGALAGYAGRTVVLMEDAFSPEGWYGVVYPRKDGTYAYLGDVEPAPEWADSAESAAVRQIEKGARRALVERVEVEAERNRRPELNIAESLVRALPLSDPSQLPVVDVAPAPLPTSRARLATTPRDEDVGDFGRFLDAGKDAQTADEFMTVIKNTLPGRKK, encoded by the coding sequence GTGCCACACCTGATGACCTACAGCACCAAGGGCGGCAGCGTGAAGCGGATCGAGCCGCGAACGGTTCGGGTGATTCAGCAGGAGCTGATGGTCGATCCCGCGATGCAGTTGATGTTCCGTGACACCAAGCAGCGCAAGGAGTTCCTGCGCGTGTACAACGGGAAGGTTCACGCCCTGCACGCGAACGCGCAGTGGCAGATGGACATGACCCGCTGTGATGTAGAGGTCTTTAACCCTGTCATGCGGCGCTTCTACAGGCTCCGCGTCCACGCCGTCATCGACGTTTACAGCGGCTGCATCATGGGCCTTTCGTTCAGTGAGGACGAGGACCAGGCGCAGACCAACATCGCGCTCCTCCGCGCGCTGACGCCCAAAACGGGGCGGTACGCCCACCTGTACCCCATGTACGGGACGCCCAACACCATCTACTGGGACAACGGCAAAACATATCGCAGTGGTGAGGTCGAGCGCATCGTCAGCACGTTGGGGATCGAGAGCATCCACAGTCTCCCCCGCGTGTCTCACACGCGCGGAGCCATCGAGCGCTTCTTTGGCACGCTCCACGGGATGATCGAGCGTGCTCTGACCGGGTACGCCGGGATGAACGCCGTCGCGCGAGACAGCGAGGAGTTGCGGGCGCTGCGAGAGCGGACCCTCCGGTGGGCAGAGACCGGACGTGATCCCGGGCGCCAGCAACGGCACCTGACCGAAGAAGAGTTCAAGTCCGTCGTCCTGATGTGGCTGGTGACCGAATACCACCAGATGATTCAGGACACCGGGGAGACCCGGCAGGAGAAGTTCCTGTCCAGCGTGCAGGGGGATGCCGCACGCCACACCCTGCGGCTCTACGACCCCCAGGAACTCTTCATGCTGTTCTGCCGCCAGATCAGCCGGGTGGTCACCCCCGACAGCGGCATCCAGTACAAGAACCGCCTCTTCAAGTCGCCCACGGGGGCGCTTGCCGGGTATGCCGGGAGGACCGTGGTCCTGATGGAGGACGCCTTCAGCCCAGAGGGCTGGTACGGCGTGGTCTACCCCCGCAAGGACGGGACCTATGCCTACCTCGGTGATGTGGAGCCCGCGCCCGAGTGGGCCGACAGCGCCGAGTCTGCGGCCGTCCGGCAGATCGAGAAGGGTGCCCGGCGTGCCCTGGTGGAGCGCGTCGAGGTGGAGGCCGAGCGCAACCGCCGACCGGAGCTGAACATCGCGGAGTCCCTCGTGCGTGCGCTCCCGCTCTCTGACCCGAGCCAACTGCCTGTGGTGGATGTTGCCCCCGCGCCCCTTCCCACCAGCCGTGCCCGCCTCGCCACCACGCCCCGGGATGAGGACGTGGGGGACTTCGGCAGGTTCTTGGATGCAGGTAAGGACGCTCAGACCGCCGACGAGTTCATGACGGTGATTAAAAACACGCTCCCAGGGAGGAAAAAATGA
- a CDS encoding AAA family ATPase, whose product MTKAAKPTALVSAGKVVGIDLREADLSDTRLPANFKLTSNFREIVGKIQLAWSLHDTFCLITGANGCGKSTAVAFMAQQEGVLLVHVQPKYQPKHLVDKFAELLGVNAGSGWRAQTSVVVSQLREDPKLIILDEGQRLDYDCLDTLKYIGDESGCTFVLVANVNLERIIEKNPDIDSRVGTRVRVGSMTLEEFVRLYQPDGYAEDVLGEMHKLTSGVYRRLDRLLSKLVVAMEEAGLSPAELKIGHLRHLVKEVLQ is encoded by the coding sequence ATGACGAAAGCGGCCAAACCCACAGCGTTGGTTTCCGCCGGGAAGGTGGTAGGCATCGATCTCCGTGAAGCCGACCTCTCCGACACCCGACTTCCTGCGAACTTTAAGTTGACCAGCAACTTCCGCGAGATCGTCGGCAAGATTCAGCTCGCCTGGTCGCTCCACGACACCTTCTGCCTCATCACGGGGGCGAACGGCTGCGGCAAAAGCACGGCGGTGGCGTTTATGGCTCAACAGGAGGGCGTGCTGCTGGTCCACGTGCAGCCGAAGTACCAGCCCAAGCACCTCGTGGACAAATTCGCCGAGCTGCTGGGGGTGAACGCGGGAAGTGGGTGGCGTGCCCAGACCTCGGTGGTCGTCTCGCAGCTCCGGGAAGACCCCAAACTCATCATCTTGGATGAGGGGCAGCGCCTCGACTACGACTGCCTCGACACCCTGAAGTACATCGGGGATGAATCCGGCTGCACGTTCGTGCTCGTCGCTAACGTCAACCTGGAGCGGATCATCGAGAAGAACCCCGACATCGACAGCCGTGTGGGAACGCGGGTTCGGGTTGGCAGCATGACGTTGGAAGAGTTTGTCCGGCTGTATCAGCCGGACGGCTATGCCGAGGACGTGCTGGGCGAAATGCACAAGCTCACGTCTGGCGTTTACCGCCGCCTGGATCGCCTGCTGAGCAAGTTGGTCGTGGCGATGGAAGAGGCAGGTCTCTCCCCCGCAGAGCTGAAGATTGGGCACCTGCGGCACCTCGTGAAGGAAGTGCTCCAGTGA
- a CDS encoding helix-turn-helix domain-containing protein, with product MTLSGTSADAYRRMTRGVVLSTLYMAWHEGLTDPARNRTMGRTVLEMTLTQRAAMPPREDLTRAVDWLEGAGYVEVEWGMDDRRTYDTLTLTQKGIDLYENRRAAQVEPGVALPPRR from the coding sequence ATGACCCTATCCGGAACGTCCGCCGATGCCTACCGCCGCATGACCCGTGGGGTCGTGTTGAGCACGCTGTACATGGCCTGGCATGAGGGCCTGACTGACCCGGCCCGCAACCGCACGATGGGCCGCACCGTGCTCGAAATGACCCTGACCCAGCGTGCGGCGATGCCGCCCCGGGAGGACCTGACCCGCGCGGTGGACTGGCTGGAGGGTGCCGGGTACGTCGAGGTCGAGTGGGGGATGGATGACCGCCGCACCTACGACACCCTGACCCTGACTCAGAAGGGCATCGACCTCTACGAGAACCGCCGGGCGGCGCAGGTGGAGCCCGGCGTCGCACTCCCGCCTCGAAGGTAA
- a CDS encoding DUF3486 family protein — MDYDINALMRPKCKVCSSSIRQGVDLRLMGKEVDEESGERYSYEEIVDWAAAHGLQISKAGLSRHKSDHLMPDVLGAVEAQRQVEAIAQATGQVLGMETAFLNMLVSKAMRALDGVDLEMNPKVLNATVRSIEVLLKVRKAELALTRDKIAEADKKVTALAAQSGMAPDVLRAIRRDLYGLVDAEPEPEAP, encoded by the coding sequence ATGGACTACGACATCAACGCCCTCATGCGCCCTAAGTGCAAGGTGTGCAGCTCCTCCATCCGTCAGGGCGTCGATCTGCGCCTGATGGGTAAGGAAGTGGACGAGGAGAGCGGGGAGCGGTACAGCTACGAGGAGATCGTGGACTGGGCCGCCGCGCACGGCCTTCAGATCAGCAAGGCGGGGTTGAGCCGCCACAAGAGTGACCATCTGATGCCCGACGTGCTGGGTGCCGTCGAGGCGCAGCGCCAGGTCGAGGCCATCGCGCAGGCGACCGGGCAGGTGCTCGGCATGGAGACGGCGTTCCTCAACATGCTCGTGAGCAAGGCGATGCGGGCGCTCGATGGCGTGGACCTGGAGATGAACCCCAAGGTCCTGAACGCCACGGTGCGCAGCATCGAGGTATTGCTGAAGGTGAGGAAGGCGGAGCTGGCCCTGACCAGGGACAAGATCGCCGAGGCCGACAAGAAGGTGACGGCGCTCGCCGCGCAATCGGGGATGGCCCCCGACGTGCTCCGGGCCATCCGGCGCGACCTCTACGGCCTGGTGGACGCCGAGCCCGAGCCGGAGGCACCTTGA
- a CDS encoding terminase large subunit domain-containing protein, which translates to MTAPGGILLPYQRKWVQDKSRFKIGMMSRQSGKSFATSLEAVDDGLERKTTWIYLSRGERQSLELANTVKTHLTAYRQAAESLEDYFLGEDGTRYTQLQQVLPNGSRHIFLPANPDTARGYSGNVLLDEFAFHKDSRAIWQALYPIITRRPDYKLRVISTPNGLNNKFAELWHGKGTGKSVWSKHHVDIYEAVAQGLPVDPEELKAGLQDDEAWAQEYELQFLDEATAFLSYELIASVEHRLATLDYDLAALLRDSGRYLGVDIGRRRDLTVLWLLERVGDVYWTRLLERMKGARFAVQSGRLDAVLPHVTRACIDATGLGMQLAEQAQERHGPKVEPVTFTGTVKNDLATTLRRAFEDRIIRIPEEEGLRRALHKVRKITTSSNNPRYDAESEADGHADEFWAGALAMHAAVTKTSGGIITL; encoded by the coding sequence TTGACGGCGCCGGGGGGCATCCTGCTGCCCTACCAGCGGAAGTGGGTGCAGGACAAGAGCCGCTTCAAGATCGGCATGATGTCGCGCCAGTCGGGGAAATCCTTTGCCACATCCCTGGAGGCGGTGGACGACGGCCTGGAACGCAAGACGACCTGGATTTACCTCTCGCGCGGCGAGCGGCAGAGCCTGGAGCTGGCAAACACGGTGAAGACCCACCTCACCGCGTACCGGCAGGCCGCCGAGAGCCTGGAGGATTACTTCCTGGGGGAGGACGGCACCCGATACACTCAGCTTCAGCAGGTCCTCCCGAACGGCTCCCGGCACATCTTCCTGCCCGCCAACCCCGACACGGCGCGTGGCTACAGCGGCAACGTTCTGCTGGACGAGTTCGCGTTCCACAAGGACAGCCGGGCCATCTGGCAGGCGCTCTACCCGATCATCACGCGCAGGCCCGATTACAAGCTGCGCGTGATCAGCACGCCGAACGGCCTGAACAACAAGTTCGCGGAGCTGTGGCACGGCAAGGGCACCGGCAAGTCCGTCTGGAGCAAGCACCACGTGGACATCTATGAGGCCGTGGCGCAGGGCCTCCCGGTGGACCCGGAGGAGCTGAAAGCGGGCCTCCAGGACGACGAGGCGTGGGCGCAGGAGTACGAGCTTCAGTTCCTGGACGAGGCAACTGCGTTCCTGTCCTACGAGCTGATCGCCTCCGTCGAGCACCGCCTCGCCACCCTCGACTACGACCTGGCGGCGCTGCTGCGCGACTCAGGGCGCTACCTGGGCGTGGACATCGGCCGCCGCCGTGACCTCACGGTCCTGTGGCTGCTGGAGCGGGTGGGAGACGTGTACTGGACCCGGCTGCTGGAGCGGATGAAGGGGGCGCGGTTCGCCGTGCAAAGCGGGCGCCTGGACGCCGTGCTGCCCCACGTCACCCGGGCCTGCATCGACGCGACGGGTCTGGGAATGCAGCTTGCCGAGCAGGCGCAGGAGCGGCACGGCCCCAAGGTCGAGCCGGTGACGTTCACGGGGACGGTCAAGAACGACCTTGCCACGACCCTGCGCCGCGCCTTCGAGGACCGCATCATCCGCATCCCGGAGGAGGAAGGGCTCCGGCGGGCGCTGCACAAGGTCCGCAAGATCACCACGTCGTCCAACAACCCGCGCTACGACGCCGAGTCGGAGGCGGACGGCCACGCCGACGAGTTCTGGGCTGGGGCCCTCGCCATGCACGCTGCCGTCACGAAGACGAGCGGCGGGATCATCACGCTCTAG
- a CDS encoding phage minor head protein, which translates to MSAVVERILRELERRGNRLEAEALRAVTRLYGQLDLASLIALLRAATEEDSPLARVRYMDRLMEAWDIGAEILGEAPDNLAAAVRSAVQSGITGTAEMFAASQVVTDAFTVPATLQLRYMEHAEARMLEFWGGEPPRLRREVQAAIRDGLERGQGLDQIARRIRERTSVSRSRATLIARNEVGNAAGFAMRESQKEAGCTHYVWRTASDSRVRPEHKARNGKVFAWDRPPSDGHPGEPFNCRCVALALPPGQTEA; encoded by the coding sequence GTGAGCGCGGTGGTCGAGCGCATCCTGCGGGAGCTGGAGCGGCGCGGCAACCGGCTGGAGGCGGAGGCGTTGCGGGCCGTCACGCGGCTGTACGGGCAGCTCGACCTCGCCAGCCTCATCGCCCTGCTGCGCGCGGCCACCGAGGAGGACAGCCCGCTCGCCCGGGTGCGGTACATGGACCGGCTGATGGAGGCGTGGGACATCGGGGCCGAGATTCTGGGGGAGGCGCCCGACAACCTGGCGGCGGCCGTGCGCTCGGCGGTGCAGAGCGGGATCACCGGCACGGCGGAGATGTTCGCCGCGTCTCAGGTCGTGACCGACGCCTTCACGGTCCCGGCCACCTTGCAGCTTCGGTACATGGAGCACGCCGAGGCGCGGATGCTGGAGTTCTGGGGAGGGGAGCCGCCCCGGTTGCGGCGGGAGGTGCAGGCCGCAATCCGCGACGGACTGGAGCGTGGGCAGGGCCTCGACCAGATCGCCCGCCGCATCCGCGAGCGCACGTCGGTCAGCCGCTCGCGGGCCACGCTCATCGCCCGGAACGAGGTGGGCAACGCGGCCGGGTTCGCCATGCGCGAGAGCCAGAAGGAGGCGGGCTGCACCCACTACGTCTGGCGCACCGCTTCCGATAGCCGGGTCAGGCCGGAGCACAAGGCCCGCAACGGGAAGGTCTTCGCCTGGGACCGGCCGCCGAGCGACGGGCACCCGGGGGAGCCATTCAACTGCCGGTGCGTGGCGCTCGCGCTGCCGCCGGGGCAGACGGAAGCGTGA